In Candidatus Methanosphaera massiliense, the following are encoded in one genomic region:
- a CDS encoding aldolase/citrate lyase family protein, protein MNDTEKQMIEILKTLKKDYGVIAVKSEFETEGSRKDELTKLRDIISKSGLKMYIKIGGCEAVRDLDDCKIFGADGIMAPMIETAFAASKFRGAFNKVFPSKSDGTIDKIINLETITAYNNMDDIFKENQDFLNTVVIGRSDFSKSCNIPKLDINGKQMMEYCTNIIDKSNDYGFNSAFGGTISVKSIDFIKELEDKIDRFETRKIVFDIEKLNGNYSEAIDTAITFEYLYLKNKLNYYQSIVDEDKQRFDDLKSRVDVEL, encoded by the coding sequence ATGAATGATACAGAGAAACAAATGATTGAAATATTGAAGACATTAAAGAAAGATTACGGAGTAATAGCAGTAAAATCTGAATTTGAAACAGAAGGATCAAGAAAAGATGAACTAACAAAACTACGCGACATCATATCCAAATCAGGCTTAAAAATGTACATCAAAATAGGAGGATGTGAAGCCGTACGTGATTTAGACGATTGTAAAATATTTGGAGCAGACGGAATAATGGCACCAATGATAGAAACAGCATTCGCAGCTTCAAAATTCAGAGGAGCATTTAACAAAGTATTCCCCTCAAAATCCGATGGAACAATAGACAAAATAATAAATCTAGAAACAATCACAGCATACAACAATATGGATGACATATTCAAAGAAAACCAGGATTTTCTAAACACAGTAGTAATTGGAAGAAGTGACTTCTCAAAATCATGCAACATACCAAAATTAGATATTAACGGTAAACAAATGATGGAATATTGTACAAACATAATTGACAAATCAAATGATTACGGATTTAACTCAGCATTCGGAGGAACAATATCAGTAAAAAGTATAGATTTCATCAAAGAACTAGAAGATAAAATAGATAGATTTGAAACAAGAAAAATAGTATTTGACATAGAAAAACTCAACGGAAATTACTCAGAAGCAATTGACACAGCAATAACATTCGAATACCTATACCTGAAAAACAAGCTAAACTATTACC
- a CDS encoding glycosyltransferase family 2 protein — MLEDLLELILITYNRDSYLDKTLEQLLDSPFKNCKITILDNCSPDNTQEICKKYVGKFPNMIIKRHNINIGGNANILRAVETSTSYYTWIVGDNDDYDFTVTDDVIEAIESKKYDIIDICSPMLPTTPENPSDESLNQLLDKKNKIEGTDKTSTREIYTQELIDIMQGNFFMDMAFISGYIYRTSIYDTEAMIHGYDNIPNFFPHFVLINKAVENNYFIYKSERDLVIQRENPQNDSFTYTFTKFYDGWLNSALMIKDSKYRKICYQNLDNHSLTTNNYLIVLPVAVMVDKATGRPDIKNNLISLIAVLYKHSGWIKGFFISLLLLLVYVVPSGIYKRLYEPMYNREQEKLKNK; from the coding sequence ATGTTAGAAGACCTATTAGAATTAATACTAATCACATACAACAGAGATTCCTATTTAGATAAAACATTAGAACAATTATTAGATAGCCCATTCAAAAACTGTAAAATAACAATACTAGATAATTGCTCACCAGATAACACCCAGGAAATATGTAAAAAATACGTAGGTAAATTTCCAAACATGATAATAAAACGTCATAACATTAATATCGGGGGAAATGCTAATATACTACGAGCTGTTGAAACATCCACATCCTATTACACATGGATTGTAGGAGATAATGATGATTATGATTTCACAGTTACAGATGATGTGATAGAAGCCATTGAATCTAAAAAATATGATATCATAGATATATGCTCACCAATGCTACCGACAACACCAGAAAATCCGTCAGACGAATCATTAAATCAATTACTAGACAAGAAGAATAAAATTGAAGGAACTGATAAGACAAGCACCCGTGAAATATACACACAGGAATTAATTGACATAATGCAGGGAAACTTCTTCATGGACATGGCATTCATCTCTGGATACATCTACAGAACAAGTATTTATGATACTGAAGCAATGATACATGGATATGATAATATTCCAAACTTCTTCCCGCACTTCGTGTTAATTAATAAGGCAGTTGAAAATAATTATTTCATATATAAATCAGAAAGAGATCTTGTTATTCAACGTGAAAATCCACAGAATGATTCATTCACGTACACATTCACCAAGTTCTATGACGGATGGCTAAACTCAGCATTAATGATAAAAGATTCAAAGTATAGAAAGATTTGTTATCAAAATCTGGATAATCATTCACTAACCACAAACAATTACCTGATAGTATTACCTGTTGCTGTAATGGTAGATAAAGCCACAGGTCGACCTGACATTAAAAATAATCTCATATCACTAATAGCAGTATTATATAAACATAGCGGATGGATTAAGGGATTTTTCATATCATTATTATTATTACTGGTTTATGTAGTTCCTAGTGGAATATATAAACGATTATATGAACCAATGTATAACAGAGAACAGGAAAAATTAAAAAACAAGTAG
- a CDS encoding glycosyltransferase family 4 protein, which translates to MILESFSPNSKNGGNFRCCELSKNLVKLGHDVDIISMKSEDNDAEHEVLNGVHIYRIGPKMKQSENIVKYTVLNYVKSILLWIRKHDYDIIDIQSRSSSIYTTLVSKLSHTPVIGTVYELNNDDTETFNNFVNKVSIKKYDKVLTTNESTKNELVNKYDVNPDKIALMSIGVNLNNIDKIKCKTKNHDRILYVGTLTAYKNIDHLLTIICHLKEVQPGIKLVIIGDGPEKEHLEEIIRTNNIQNHVEFIDNVSQEELIYQMKLANLLVLPSTHEKFGILSTTANACYTPTIAYKSKGIKEVIKDKKTGYLVKPENIEELEEKIRYVLENDDVNKTLRRQAREYIESKNNWDDITLSYINMASKLVNCSKL; encoded by the coding sequence ATGATTTTAGAATCATTTTCACCTAACTCAAAAAATGGTGGAAATTTTCGATGTTGTGAACTAAGTAAAAACTTAGTAAAGCTTGGACATGATGTTGACATAATTTCAATGAAAAGCGAGGATAATGATGCTGAACATGAAGTATTGAATGGTGTTCACATATACCGTATAGGTCCAAAAATGAAACAATCAGAAAATATAGTTAAATACACTGTTTTAAACTATGTGAAATCAATTCTATTATGGATAAGAAAACATGATTATGACATAATAGATATTCAGTCACGTTCATCATCAATATATACAACACTAGTATCTAAATTAAGCCATACACCAGTAATAGGCACAGTATACGAATTAAATAATGATGATACAGAAACATTCAACAATTTTGTTAACAAAGTATCAATTAAAAAGTATGATAAAGTATTAACAACTAATGAATCCACTAAAAATGAATTAGTAAACAAATATGATGTCAATCCAGATAAGATAGCATTAATGTCTATAGGTGTAAATCTTAATAATATTGATAAAATTAAATGCAAGACAAAAAATCATGATAGAATATTGTATGTAGGTACTCTGACAGCATATAAAAATATAGATCATCTGCTAACAATAATATGTCATCTAAAAGAAGTTCAGCCAGGTATTAAACTTGTAATTATAGGTGACGGACCTGAAAAAGAACATCTGGAAGAGATTATTAGGACAAATAATATTCAGAATCATGTTGAATTTATAGACAATGTAAGCCAGGAAGAACTAATCTATCAGATGAAGCTTGCAAATCTTCTAGTATTACCATCAACACATGAGAAATTTGGAATATTGTCTACAACAGCTAATGCTTGTTACACACCGACAATAGCATATAAATCCAAGGGAATTAAAGAAGTTATAAAAGATAAAAAGACAGGATATCTTGTTAAACCTGAAAATATTGAAGAATTAGAAGAGAAAATACGATATGTTCTAGAAAATGATGATGTTAACAAGACACTACGTAGACAAGCAAGAGAATATATTGAAAGCAAGAACAATTGGGATGATATAACATTATCCTACATAAATATGGCATCAAAGCTTGTTAACTGCTCAAAACTATAA
- a CDS encoding flavodoxin family protein: protein MKVVGIVGSPRSKGNTEFLVQTALNRIASEGIETKLITLHDKDINFCRGCDACKKTDKCVIDDDMIDIAEIVRDADGIIMSSPVYFGDMTGLAKTFIDRLRPLRNNHALKNTVCGAISTGGFRNGGQESTIASIHDFFLIQGAIIIGDNRPTAHYGGTGAGNTSADDVGIETSVNLATRMVDVLRLVNE, encoded by the coding sequence ATGAAAGTTGTGGGAATTGTAGGAAGTCCTAGAAGTAAGGGTAACACCGAATTTCTAGTACAGACAGCACTTAACAGAATAGCCAGTGAAGGTATAGAAACTAAATTAATCACATTACATGATAAAGATATTAACTTCTGCAGGGGATGTGATGCCTGTAAGAAGACTGATAAATGTGTCATTGATGATGACATGATTGATATTGCAGAAATTGTCAGAGATGCTGACGGTATTATTATGAGTAGTCCTGTATACTTCGGGGATATGACTGGACTTGCTAAGACATTTATTGACAGATTACGTCCACTACGTAATAATCATGCATTGAAGAATACTGTTTGCGGTGCTATCAGTACTGGCGGATTCCGTAACGGCGGTCAGGAGAGTACTATTGCATCTATTCATGATTTCTTCCTGATACAGGGTGCTATTATTATTGGAGATAACAGGCCTACTGCTCATTATGGTGGTACTGGTGCCGGAAATACCAGTGCGGATGATGTGGGTATTGAAACATCTGTAAATCTTGCTACTAGAATGGTTGATGTTCTAAGACTGGTGAATGAATAA
- a CDS encoding glycosyltransferase family 2 protein: MNKENIPPITSKIYIILSCYNEEKTLEKVTSELVERGFYVLIIDDGSMDNSPVIARKLVRKYRGKVWHYRHAINIGLGGAIQTGIKAALSKDADIIITFDADGQHNPDDLYNMYPPLQNHEADVVIGARDFEDMPSGRKFGNTVMNHITFLFQGKMVTDSQSGLRAFTADAARKLQLKSPQYGVSSEIIGEIKRRNLKLLEVPMTTIYDKRTIEKGTNTLVGIKILLEFLNETIK; the protein is encoded by the coding sequence ATGAACAAAGAAAACATACCTCCGATAACATCTAAAATTTACATTATACTATCCTGTTACAATGAAGAAAAAACTCTTGAAAAAGTAACCTCCGAACTTGTTGAACGTGGATTTTACGTATTAATAATAGATGACGGATCAATGGATAATAGTCCGGTAATAGCACGTAAATTAGTAAGAAAATATCGTGGAAAAGTATGGCATTACAGACATGCTATTAATATTGGACTTGGCGGTGCTATTCAAACAGGAATTAAAGCAGCCTTAAGTAAAGATGCAGATATCATAATCACATTTGATGCTGACGGCCAGCATAATCCGGATGATCTTTATAATATGTATCCACCATTACAAAATCATGAGGCGGATGTTGTAATCGGTGCAAGAGATTTTGAAGACATGCCATCAGGAAGAAAATTTGGTAACACAGTAATGAATCATATAACATTTCTATTCCAGGGAAAGATGGTAACAGATTCACAGTCAGGACTAAGAGCATTCACAGCAGATGCAGCACGTAAACTACAGTTAAAATCACCGCAATATGGTGTTTCATCAGAAATTATCGGTGAAATAAAAAGAAGAAATCTAAAACTGCTAGAAGTACCAATGACAACAATATATGATAAAAGAACCATAGAAAAAGGAACAAATACCCTTGTAGGTATAAAGATTTTACTAGAATTCCTAAATGAAACAATAAAATAG
- a CDS encoding DUF2304 domain-containing protein gives MFTYQIIIIIISLLAMFLITRRFQKDTLNLGMYLLWLAIWILVIIAAVFPEISIHLASIFGLGRGLDVLYITAIIILFYLLFKLFNRIEDQKKRINKLVSELALQEHENDEDDE, from the coding sequence TTGTTTACATATCAAATAATTATAATAATAATAAGCCTTCTTGCCATGTTTCTGATAACTAGGAGATTTCAAAAAGATACTCTTAACCTTGGAATGTATCTGCTATGGCTAGCAATATGGATACTGGTAATAATAGCAGCAGTATTCCCAGAGATAAGTATACATCTAGCTAGTATCTTTGGATTAGGAAGAGGTCTTGATGTATTATATATTACAGCGATAATTATACTGTTTTACCTATTATTTAAACTATTTAATAGAATAGAAGACCAGAAAAAACGTATAAATAAGCTTGTAAGTGAATTAGCCCTACAAGAACATGAAAACGATGAAGATGATGAATAA
- a CDS encoding nascent polypeptide-associated complex protein, with protein MFPGGKINPKQLKQMERTMKKMGMNMKELKGVEEVVIVLKDKEIVIKDAEVNIMNAMGQETYQVTGKAEERIKNSESTEEAEISDEDIELVASQTGKSKKEAEKTLKETNGDLAEAIMRLS; from the coding sequence ATGTTTCCAGGTGGAAAAATAAATCCAAAACAATTAAAACAAATGGAAAGAACCATGAAAAAAATGGGTATGAACATGAAAGAACTTAAAGGAGTAGAAGAAGTAGTGATTGTACTCAAAGACAAAGAAATAGTAATCAAAGATGCTGAAGTAAACATCATGAACGCTATGGGACAAGAAACATACCAAGTTACAGGTAAAGCAGAAGAAAGAATAAAAAACAGTGAAAGTACTGAAGAAGCAGAGATATCTGATGAAGACATTGAATTAGTAGCATCACAGACAGGAAAATCCAAAAAAGAAGCAGAAAAAACTTTAAAAGAAACTAATGGAGATTTAGCTGAAGCTATAATGAGGTTATCCTAG
- a CDS encoding metallophosphoesterase family protein — MTTIVHISDLHTGYTQFREDLLLQTIDEINEMKPSAVIITGDLTDHGFYREFVEAKKYIDMIEPTKIIVPGNHDARNIGDEVFEDLFGERYGTLELKEEAIKIIGLDSSEPDLGHGKIGRLQKKFMEEEIADAKERGLFIIIALHHHIISIPNTGRERNILSDAGDILLALLKNDVNLVLSGHKHVPHLWKMKNTIFSTAGTVSSMKLRGNTCPSYNIIEIDNQYVEITQHNSDGTEKELTQP; from the coding sequence ATGACAACTATTGTCCATATATCAGATTTACATACTGGTTACACTCAGTTTAGAGAAGACCTATTACTACAAACTATTGATGAAATAAATGAAATGAAACCATCTGCTGTAATTATTACAGGAGACTTGACAGATCATGGATTCTATAGGGAATTTGTTGAAGCAAAGAAATACATTGACATGATAGAACCTACTAAGATAATAGTACCGGGAAATCATGATGCACGTAATATTGGTGACGAAGTATTTGAAGATCTCTTTGGTGAAAGATATGGTACTCTTGAATTAAAAGAGGAAGCAATAAAGATAATAGGATTGGACAGTAGTGAACCTGATCTAGGACATGGTAAAATTGGTCGACTTCAGAAGAAATTCATGGAAGAAGAAATAGCCGATGCTAAGGAAAGAGGATTATTTATAATAATAGCTCTTCACCACCATATCATCTCTATACCAAACACTGGAAGAGAGAGAAATATTCTAAGTGATGCTGGAGATATATTGTTAGCATTACTGAAAAATGATGTTAACCTAGTATTATCTGGACACAAACACGTTCCACATTTATGGAAGATGAAAAATACGATATTCTCTACTGCAGGAACAGTTTCATCAATGAAGCTAAGAGGAAATACTTGTCCTTCCTATAATATTATAGAGATAGACAATCAATATGTTGAGATAACACAGCATAATTCTGATGGAACAGAGAAAGAATTAACACAACCATAA
- a CDS encoding NYN domain-containing protein, with product MKIIVDGSNVAYYGQQADEETGKVTPSLKTLKVAINTLKKLGHEPIVLADAPLRHEIDDKDGFNEMIQNEEVFPVPAGTIADHYILNLAYEKDAKILSNDLFRDYRDEFQDIDSRRLPYRVKNGRFQIGKPAPPKKVKNILQKICSKSLNEFEKRGFDVYKSKKNRKFSGLAVAQEAISRVSDEDANAIDSKLEDVFLKIPILNKMVSFVDEGMEESDFLIFVLVNPKDYKEAVRNAGTIAITVRNKLNLDHSPLVAVRNDLFTRPGTFELNIIYSDEVLEESPYNLDIIINDSDYSFIKHNSRNIASTMAARLGTWKFPIVSVKPSMLMEKPGQFEISIERGGKR from the coding sequence TTGAAAATAATTGTTGATGGGTCAAATGTAGCATATTACGGACAACAAGCTGATGAAGAAACAGGAAAAGTAACACCCAGCTTAAAGACTCTAAAAGTAGCTATAAATACCCTTAAAAAGTTAGGACATGAACCAATCGTTCTAGCCGATGCACCACTACGACATGAAATTGATGATAAAGATGGCTTTAATGAAATGATTCAGAACGAAGAAGTATTCCCAGTACCAGCTGGAACTATAGCTGATCATTACATATTAAACCTAGCATATGAAAAAGACGCAAAAATATTATCAAACGATTTATTTAGAGATTATAGAGACGAATTTCAGGATATAGACAGTCGAAGACTACCATACAGAGTAAAAAATGGTCGCTTCCAAATTGGAAAACCAGCGCCTCCTAAAAAAGTAAAAAACATACTTCAAAAAATCTGTTCTAAATCATTAAATGAATTTGAAAAAAGAGGATTTGACGTATATAAATCTAAGAAAAATCGTAAATTTTCAGGACTTGCAGTAGCACAGGAAGCTATAAGCAGAGTAAGTGATGAAGACGCAAACGCTATTGATTCAAAACTAGAAGATGTATTCTTAAAAATACCAATATTAAACAAAATGGTAAGCTTTGTAGATGAAGGAATGGAAGAATCAGACTTCCTAATATTCGTACTGGTAAACCCAAAAGATTACAAAGAAGCAGTACGTAACGCAGGAACAATAGCAATAACCGTAAGAAACAAGTTAAACCTTGACCACTCACCACTAGTAGCAGTAAGAAATGACTTATTCACAAGACCTGGAACATTCGAATTAAACATAATATACTCAGATGAAGTACTAGAAGAATCACCATACAACCTAGACATAATAATAAATGACTCAGATTACTCATTTATTAAACACAACTCAAGAAATATAGCAAGTACAATGGCAGCCAGACTAGGAACATGGAAATTCCCAATAGTATCAGTAAAACCAAGTATGTTAATGGAAAAACCAGGACAATTCGAAATTTCAATAGAACGTGGAGGCAAAAGATAA
- the argJ gene encoding bifunctional ornithine acetyltransferase/N-acetylglutamate synthase, which produces MKILDNGICSISSLQASGYKEGKYGVSILYHENSTAAAVYTQNKVYAAPIDITRKHLENGKISAVIINSGNANCYTKEDGMKKGLELAQLVADTLDIPVEDVATASTGVIGRQMPMDIIKPVAEESLKRLGNSRECASCAADVIRTTDLVSKECAVESALNDGTVFRVAGMCKGSGMIAPNMGTMLAFIVTDLEMDKDTLQDAIRDSVQKSFNMVVVDGDESTNDTALLMSTNDVKGAVDDNFYEALDYVCTNLAKKIAKDGEGATKLIEVVCDGADSYDDAVVVAKSVVSSSLVKTAVAGADPNWGRIISAMGYSGVDFDPDNISISIGSGDDNVVIVDKGTVTTYDDPEKLEAAENLMQKDELIIRVNLHEGSENATAYGCDLTYDYVRINAEYTT; this is translated from the coding sequence ATGAAAATTTTAGACAATGGTATATGTTCCATTAGTAGTTTACAAGCTAGTGGATATAAGGAAGGTAAATATGGTGTAAGCATACTTTACCATGAAAACTCAACAGCTGCTGCTGTTTACACACAAAACAAGGTATATGCAGCTCCTATTGATATTACAAGAAAACATTTAGAAAATGGTAAAATTTCAGCTGTTATAATTAACAGTGGAAATGCTAACTGTTATACTAAAGAGGACGGTATGAAAAAAGGTTTAGAATTAGCACAGCTTGTTGCTGATACATTAGACATTCCGGTTGAGGATGTTGCAACAGCATCTACTGGTGTTATTGGTAGGCAGATGCCTATGGATATTATTAAACCAGTAGCAGAGGAATCTCTTAAACGTCTTGGTAATAGCAGGGAATGTGCCAGCTGTGCAGCTGATGTTATTCGTACAACAGACCTTGTCAGTAAGGAATGTGCTGTTGAATCAGCATTAAATGATGGCACCGTCTTCAGAGTAGCTGGTATGTGTAAGGGTTCTGGTATGATTGCACCTAATATGGGTACTATGCTAGCATTCATAGTCACAGACCTTGAAATGGATAAGGATACATTACAGGATGCTATACGTGACAGTGTACAGAAATCATTTAACATGGTTGTTGTTGATGGTGATGAAAGTACTAATGATACTGCATTATTAATGAGTACTAATGATGTTAAAGGTGCTGTTGATGATAACTTCTATGAGGCACTTGATTATGTATGCACTAACCTTGCTAAGAAGATTGCGAAGGATGGTGAGGGTGCCACCAAGTTAATAGAAGTTGTATGTGATGGTGCTGATAGCTATGATGATGCAGTTGTTGTGGCTAAAAGTGTTGTATCCAGTAGTTTAGTTAAAACTGCTGTTGCTGGTGCTGATCCTAATTGGGGTAGAATTATTAGTGCTATGGGTTATTCTGGTGTTGATTTTGACCCGGATAATATTTCTATTAGTATTGGTTCTGGTGATGATAATGTTGTTATTGTTGATAAGGGTACAGTTACAACTTATGATGACCCTGAGAAGTTAGAGGCTGCTGAGAATCTTATGCAGAAGGATGAGTTAATTATACGTGTTAATCTACATGAGGGCAGTGAAAATGCTACTGCTTACGGCTGTGATTTAACGTATGATTATGTTAGAATTAATGCGGAGTACACTACGTAG
- the argB gene encoding acetylglutamate kinase, translating to MVEQEQLEISNVLIEALPYIKKFHDKKIMIKYGGHAMIDEHAMSSTARDTVLLKYVGMQPIVVHGGGPEISRSMDKMGKEPKFIGGLRVTDKETMEIVKMVLVGKINTEIVSKIGLHGGKSLGISGKDGYLLESSRKGPTKIRHEDGEILEVDLGYVGKIDKVNRKIVDDLTDNNYIPVISPLGIDKDGNTLNLNADTVAGSIASSVDAEKLIVLTDVPGILTDPDDPDSLIRRIRTDELKELIREGVITGGMIPKVETCINAVENGVKTAHILDGRLNHSILLEIFTKHGIGTMVRE from the coding sequence ATGGTAGAACAAGAACAGTTAGAAATTAGTAATGTTTTAATTGAAGCATTACCTTATATTAAGAAATTTCATGATAAGAAGATTATGATTAAGTATGGTGGACATGCTATGATTGATGAGCATGCTATGAGTTCCACTGCAAGAGACACAGTATTACTTAAATATGTAGGTATGCAGCCTATTGTAGTTCATGGTGGTGGTCCTGAGATATCACGTTCCATGGATAAAATGGGTAAGGAACCTAAATTTATTGGTGGTTTAAGAGTTACTGATAAGGAGACCATGGAGATTGTTAAGATGGTTCTTGTTGGTAAGATCAATACTGAGATTGTGTCTAAAATCGGTTTACATGGTGGTAAGAGTTTAGGTATTTCTGGTAAGGACGGATATCTTCTTGAATCATCACGTAAGGGTCCTACAAAGATCAGACATGAAGATGGTGAAATATTAGAGGTTGACCTTGGATATGTTGGTAAGATTGATAAGGTTAACAGGAAGATTGTTGATGATTTAACTGATAATAATTATATTCCGGTTATATCACCTCTTGGTATTGATAAGGATGGTAATACTCTTAACTTGAATGCTGATACTGTTGCAGGTTCTATTGCTAGTAGTGTTGATGCTGAGAAGTTAATTGTATTGACTGATGTTCCAGGTATTTTAACTGACCCTGATGATCCTGATAGTCTTATTAGACGTATCAGAACTGATGAGTTAAAAGAGTTAATCCGTGAGGGTGTTATTACTGGTGGTATGATTCCTAAGGTTGAAACTTGTATTAATGCTGTGGAGAATGGTGTTAAAACTGCTCATATATTGGATGGTAGACTTAATCATTCTATATTACTTGAGATTTTCACTAAGCATGGTATTGGTACAATGGTACGTGAATAA
- a CDS encoding ribonuclease HIII, whose protein sequence is MKSIKLTDDEISKFIYQTRNLRHEKPHQYERIRIKDGDVVLILYNSRKLVFNDNSSTRNLLGSVLELKEYNSTGETYTNNKSMQYNPDILLDDYSFTIGSDETGKGEWYGPLVVTAVSTSHDDNLKLKRIGVTDSKKLSTKQIYKLYPKIEKLGINSRTIILKPFSYNRLYQKFTSKGKNLNHLLAYLHSKVITELLQDIQTTDVLVIIDKFDYKKMNEYLNINDKIKVIQESNGEKYIPVATSSIIAKYNYEQTLKEIEERYNINLRKTKPKNINKDVINKVAKTHFKNVKPYAY, encoded by the coding sequence ATGAAATCTATAAAGTTAACAGATGATGAGATTAGTAAGTTTATTTATCAGACTCGTAATTTACGTCATGAAAAGCCTCACCAGTATGAACGTATCCGTATTAAGGATGGTGATGTTGTTCTTATTTTGTATAATTCTAGGAAGTTAGTTTTTAATGACAATAGTAGTACCCGTAATTTGCTGGGTTCTGTCTTAGAATTAAAAGAATACAATTCCACAGGTGAAACTTATACTAATAATAAAAGTATGCAGTATAATCCTGATATTTTACTAGATGACTATAGTTTTACCATAGGCTCTGATGAAACTGGTAAAGGTGAATGGTATGGACCGCTTGTTGTAACAGCAGTATCTACATCACATGATGATAATTTGAAATTAAAACGTATTGGAGTGACTGATAGTAAGAAATTATCAACAAAACAAATCTATAAACTATACCCTAAAATAGAAAAACTAGGCATTAACAGCAGAACAATCATTCTTAAACCATTCAGTTACAATAGATTATACCAGAAATTCACCAGTAAGGGAAAAAACCTGAATCACTTACTGGCATACCTTCATTCAAAGGTTATAACAGAATTACTGCAGGATATTCAGACAACAGATGTACTGGTTATTATTGATAAATTTGATTATAAAAAGATGAATGAATATCTTAACATTAATGATAAAATCAAAGTAATACAGGAATCAAACGGTGAAAAATACATACCCGTTGCTACAAGTAGCATAATAGCAAAATACAATTATGAACAAACCTTAAAAGAAATAGAAGAAAGATATAATATTAACTTAAGAAAAACAAAACCAAAAAATATTAACAAAGACGTAATAAATAAAGTTGCAAAAACACACTTCAAAAACGTTAAACCATACGCATATTAA